The Pseudarthrobacter sp. NS4 genome includes a window with the following:
- a CDS encoding ABC transporter substrate-binding protein, with product MKLLNSTARASSAVLAGALLLGSLTACGGGSGQAAAKVDTSTLTLAIDSDSASFGFDPLRVSAAQRQFFEGLYESLMTLQADGSAGPGLAKEFSYNADNTVLTLTLKDDVTFTDGSKLDAELVKANLDRRSDPALSAYSAVAKGGAQEITSVDVVSPTQVALTFAKPQPGFEKNLASTTGMIVGKNGVTDSASLAATPAGSGPYILDPATVKGNKYVLVKNDKSPEAPKYAFDKVIFSVVLDPQARANALVSGQADVAMLTSNTVDFAKSKGVGVSQIGGTVNTMVSFDKIGKTAPAFAEEKVRQAFQYAINRQALVDALHKGDIPAWNALPKDSAGFTKELETKFAYNPDKAKALLAEAGYPDGFEFTIVAGAQTQTDLQAVQKDLAAVGITMNIKMAASTDEAFAAVATTPLGYAPLSWDNPVGFMYGAVLNGFTNVQKATDEQLSAATGELAAAKDDAAVKAAATKLNTRLVESGWMIPLYEALVNQGYNTKKVAPVEFAGTNAYPLLSSYKPAS from the coding sequence ATGAAACTTCTGAACTCCACTGCCCGTGCGAGCTCCGCCGTTCTGGCCGGAGCGCTACTGCTGGGATCGTTGACTGCTTGCGGCGGCGGGTCCGGCCAGGCGGCCGCCAAAGTGGACACCAGCACGCTCACGCTTGCCATCGACAGCGACTCCGCATCGTTCGGCTTCGACCCGTTGCGCGTCTCGGCTGCACAGCGGCAGTTCTTCGAAGGCCTCTACGAAAGCCTCATGACCCTGCAGGCGGATGGATCGGCGGGTCCAGGCCTGGCCAAGGAGTTCAGCTACAACGCGGACAACACCGTCCTGACGCTCACCCTCAAGGACGACGTAACGTTTACGGACGGGTCCAAACTCGATGCCGAGCTGGTCAAGGCAAACCTCGACCGCCGCTCCGATCCCGCGCTGAGCGCCTACTCCGCCGTGGCCAAGGGCGGAGCCCAGGAGATCACCTCCGTGGACGTGGTCAGCCCCACCCAGGTGGCGTTGACATTCGCCAAGCCACAGCCTGGCTTCGAGAAGAACCTGGCCTCCACCACCGGCATGATCGTGGGTAAGAACGGTGTGACCGATTCGGCCAGCCTCGCCGCCACACCCGCAGGTTCCGGTCCCTACATCCTCGATCCCGCCACCGTGAAGGGCAACAAGTATGTCCTGGTGAAGAACGACAAGAGCCCGGAAGCCCCGAAGTACGCCTTCGATAAGGTCATCTTCAGCGTCGTCCTCGACCCGCAGGCCCGGGCGAACGCCCTGGTTTCAGGCCAGGCCGACGTGGCGATGCTGACCTCGAACACCGTTGACTTCGCCAAGTCCAAGGGCGTGGGCGTGTCCCAGATCGGCGGCACCGTCAACACCATGGTCTCCTTTGACAAGATCGGCAAGACCGCCCCGGCATTCGCGGAAGAAAAGGTCCGCCAGGCGTTCCAGTACGCCATCAACCGTCAGGCCCTGGTTGATGCACTTCACAAGGGCGACATCCCGGCCTGGAACGCCCTGCCGAAGGACTCTGCAGGCTTTACCAAGGAGCTGGAGACCAAGTTCGCCTACAACCCGGACAAGGCCAAGGCCCTGCTGGCCGAAGCAGGCTACCCGGACGGCTTCGAATTCACTATCGTCGCCGGAGCCCAGACCCAGACGGACCTGCAGGCAGTCCAGAAGGACCTCGCCGCCGTCGGAATCACCATGAACATCAAGATGGCCGCCTCCACAGATGAAGCCTTCGCCGCCGTCGCCACCACGCCCCTGGGCTACGCGCCGCTCAGCTGGGACAACCCGGTCGGATTCATGTACGGTGCCGTCCTCAACGGTTTCACTAACGTGCAAAAGGCCACCGACGAGCAGCTCAGCGCCGCCACCGGCGAACTGGCGGCGGCCAAGGATGATGCTGCCGTCAAGGCCGCGGCCACCAAGCTGAACACCCGGCTGGTGGAATCCGGCTGGATGATCCCGCTGTATGAAGCACTCGTGAACCAGGGCTACAACACCAAGAAGGTGGCCCCGGTGGAGTTCGCCGGGACCAACGCCTACCCGCTCCTCTCGTCCTACAAGCCGGCCAGCTAA
- a CDS encoding ABC transporter permease, with protein sequence MEVTMALFITKRLLMALATVLVVAVLAFMLVHAMPGSPGAVSLGAGATPEAIDEVNHRLGWNDPLVVQFFSWLGAAVQGDFGISLIDGRSVSADLAGRLPVTASLAAGATLLSAVLGIALGVTAAVRGGMVDRIIGGVCGMAVALPAFWIGIIFVYFLAVQSPVFPATGYVPFEVSPQDWALSLALPVITLAVGGAAFIARQTRASMLEALQQEHIRTLRATATPTWKILYVHALRYASLPIVAGIALQFIQLFGGSVIAEQLFAMPGLGQAVQTSVSTHDAPSVQGVVVIATVVVVAVNLVLELATKFLDPKLRAS encoded by the coding sequence ATGGAGGTCACCATGGCACTATTCATCACCAAGCGCCTGCTGATGGCGCTGGCCACCGTGCTGGTGGTTGCGGTGCTGGCATTCATGCTGGTGCACGCAATGCCCGGCAGCCCCGGAGCCGTGTCCCTCGGGGCCGGTGCCACCCCGGAAGCGATTGACGAAGTTAACCACCGCCTGGGCTGGAACGATCCCCTCGTGGTCCAGTTCTTCAGCTGGCTCGGCGCCGCAGTCCAGGGGGATTTCGGAATTTCGCTCATTGACGGCCGGTCGGTCAGCGCGGACCTGGCGGGCAGGCTCCCTGTCACTGCGTCCCTCGCTGCAGGAGCCACCTTGCTCAGCGCTGTCCTCGGCATTGCGCTGGGCGTCACCGCAGCCGTCCGCGGCGGCATGGTGGACCGCATCATCGGCGGTGTCTGTGGGATGGCAGTTGCACTCCCGGCCTTCTGGATCGGCATCATTTTTGTCTACTTCCTGGCCGTCCAGTCCCCCGTCTTTCCCGCGACCGGCTACGTCCCGTTCGAGGTTTCGCCCCAGGATTGGGCGCTGTCCCTGGCGCTGCCCGTGATCACCCTGGCCGTGGGCGGAGCGGCGTTCATTGCCCGCCAAACCAGGGCCTCCATGCTCGAGGCACTGCAGCAGGAACACATCCGGACGCTCCGGGCCACGGCTACCCCCACCTGGAAGATCCTGTACGTCCATGCCCTGCGTTATGCCAGCCTGCCCATCGTGGCCGGCATCGCGCTGCAGTTCATTCAGCTTTTCGGCGGTTCAGTCATCGCGGAGCAGTTGTTCGCCATGCCGGGCCTGGGCCAGGCGGTCCAGACCTCCGTCAGCACCCATGACGCCCCGTCCGTGCAGGGCGTGGTGGTGATCGCCACCGTGGTGGTGGTCGCCGTGAACCTGGTGCTGGAACTCGCCACCAAGTTCCTCGACCCGAAGTTGCGTGCCTCATGA
- a CDS encoding dipeptide/oligopeptide/nickel ABC transporter permease/ATP-binding protein: protein MIPNVAPAPADSAEPTAAAVPPKATRQSTAKKFTGNKLFASPASIAGVIWLAAIVIASLTAPLWLPYKTEDQDFTAVLSGPTAAHWLGTDELGRDILSRIFASAAGTLGTSMITVIVAVGLGTILAMLAAAAGERVENAISRVTEIMMSLPGTVIILAVIGAVGTNIPLIMAILGVLISAGMYRVMLGQAKSLQSQLYVDAAKVDGVSTAGISLRHVLPGLTNTIVVQSALIFAVGMLIQAGLAFIGFGPPIPEPSWGGMIQGASQNVYNAPWLMVPTGAVLALTVLAANAIGNALGKAPNATASHLPSTAARRQRAKAVAAIAAAAPAGKDEAAKDTLSVRNLTVGVDNGVRLVTDVSFDVEPGTVLGLVGESGCGKTMTALSLLGLLPSGVSVTGGQILWNGKNLAAATDKDMEGIRGRDIALISQEPMRALDPMFTVGYQLTATIRRLRGMGKAEAKAEALSLLEKVGIVDAARILKTYPHQISGGMAQRVAIALALSGRPRLLVADEPTTALDVTVQAEILSLLRGLVRDTGMSVVMVTHDLGVVADLCDQVAVMYAGQVVENGRTDSILDNPRHPYTLALLAADPHANHAADMPERLATINGQVPQPKDWPTSCRFAARCQFAGSACMVPIPLLPSGTGDGLVRCIKADELAVEGLDWVATDVPSHHVLNLVETRAVEKDHA, encoded by the coding sequence ATGATTCCCAACGTTGCCCCCGCACCAGCAGATTCAGCGGAGCCGACGGCGGCTGCCGTCCCTCCGAAGGCCACGCGCCAAAGCACGGCAAAGAAATTCACCGGCAACAAACTGTTCGCCTCACCTGCAAGCATCGCCGGCGTGATCTGGCTGGCCGCGATCGTCATTGCGTCCTTGACTGCGCCGCTGTGGCTGCCCTACAAGACCGAGGACCAGGATTTCACCGCCGTCCTGTCCGGACCCACCGCCGCCCACTGGCTCGGCACCGACGAACTCGGCCGTGACATCCTTAGCCGCATCTTCGCTTCCGCAGCCGGCACGCTGGGAACGTCCATGATCACGGTGATTGTCGCCGTCGGGCTCGGCACCATCCTGGCGATGCTGGCGGCGGCCGCCGGGGAACGCGTGGAGAACGCCATCAGCCGCGTCACCGAAATCATGATGTCGCTGCCCGGCACCGTCATCATCCTCGCCGTCATCGGCGCCGTGGGAACGAACATCCCGCTGATCATGGCCATCCTCGGCGTGCTGATCTCCGCCGGTATGTACCGGGTCATGCTGGGCCAGGCCAAGTCCCTGCAGTCCCAGCTGTACGTGGACGCAGCCAAGGTGGACGGCGTCAGCACGGCCGGCATCAGCCTCCGGCATGTCCTGCCCGGGCTGACGAACACCATCGTGGTGCAGTCGGCCCTGATCTTCGCCGTCGGCATGCTGATCCAGGCCGGCCTGGCGTTCATCGGTTTTGGCCCGCCCATCCCGGAACCGAGCTGGGGCGGCATGATCCAAGGCGCATCCCAGAACGTTTATAACGCGCCCTGGTTGATGGTTCCCACCGGCGCCGTGCTGGCGCTGACAGTCCTGGCCGCCAACGCCATCGGCAACGCCCTCGGCAAGGCGCCCAACGCCACCGCCTCACACCTGCCCTCCACCGCCGCCCGGCGGCAGCGCGCCAAAGCGGTGGCCGCGATCGCCGCGGCTGCTCCGGCTGGAAAGGACGAGGCGGCTAAGGACACGCTCAGCGTCCGCAACCTCACCGTGGGCGTTGACAACGGCGTCCGCCTGGTCACCGATGTTTCCTTCGACGTCGAACCCGGCACCGTGCTGGGCCTGGTGGGCGAATCCGGCTGCGGCAAAACGATGACCGCACTGTCCCTCCTGGGGCTTCTGCCGTCCGGAGTATCCGTGACCGGCGGGCAGATCCTCTGGAACGGCAAGAACCTGGCCGCGGCAACGGACAAGGACATGGAAGGCATCCGCGGACGCGACATAGCGCTCATCTCGCAGGAGCCCATGCGCGCCCTGGACCCCATGTTCACCGTCGGCTACCAACTCACCGCCACCATCCGCCGGCTCCGGGGAATGGGCAAGGCTGAAGCGAAGGCCGAAGCCCTAAGCCTGCTGGAAAAAGTGGGCATCGTGGACGCCGCGCGGATCCTCAAGACCTACCCGCACCAGATCAGCGGCGGCATGGCCCAGCGCGTTGCCATCGCCCTGGCGCTTTCCGGCCGCCCCCGGCTGCTCGTGGCAGACGAACCCACCACAGCCCTGGACGTCACCGTGCAGGCGGAGATCCTTTCCCTGCTGCGCGGCCTGGTGAGGGATACCGGGATGTCGGTGGTCATGGTCACCCACGATCTTGGCGTGGTGGCCGACCTCTGCGACCAGGTGGCCGTGATGTATGCCGGCCAGGTTGTTGAAAACGGCCGGACGGACAGCATCCTGGACAACCCCCGCCACCCCTACACCCTTGCCCTGCTGGCAGCGGACCCGCACGCCAACCACGCGGCGGACATGCCGGAGCGGCTGGCCACCATCAACGGCCAGGTTCCCCAGCCCAAGGACTGGCCCACCAGCTGCCGCTTCGCCGCCCGCTGCCAGTTCGCCGGCTCTGCGTGCATGGTCCCCATCCCGCTGCTTCCCTCCGGAACCGGTGACGGCCTGGTGCGCTGCATAAAAGCGGATGAACTTGCCGTCGAAGGGCTGGACTGGGTGGCCACCGACGTCCCCAGCCACCACGTTCTGAACCTGGTTGAAACCAGGGCTGTCGAAAAGGATCACGCATGA
- a CDS encoding carboxylesterase/lipase family protein, translated as MKLASSHGGSFRGSTLTVDGTAVHRFLGIPYAKPPVRERRFRPPAPTTPWTGVLDCTRPGPAAPQNPESPAPPGAKPRVSSEEGCLNLNIWTPGTDGSARPVMVWIHGGAYLSGSNSDGMYDGAGLAAASGAVVVAINYRLGALGFLHLADLLGAGYQDSSNLALLDQIEALRWVRGTIDAFGGDPHNVTLFGESAGAAAIGTLLGMPASEGLFRRAIMQSGTAERCRTAEGSARISRKFLALCGLDTSSAADILTLPVDRLLEAQEMLVQDIGQETFAVPLPFQPTAGTPSLPRPPLDAVQQGQNGAVDLLIGTNLNEGSFAVEMRPPNPADPDYAERAASVLAAAGIPPERTTGYAGALAQILSRKAALPREAAGKELLEAAVADSVYRQPSNNLLAAREQSSRQGSPGRNFSYLFTWPSPAMGGKLGSCHSLDVPFVFRHLDSPEAAFLTRGKAPQALSDTMSGAWASFAHTGTPGRPGLEWPEYGQERNTMILDLVTRVEADPRREIREFFAENQVSLQAGS; from the coding sequence ATGAAGCTCGCCTCCAGTCACGGCGGTTCCTTCCGCGGCAGCACCTTGACGGTGGACGGCACCGCCGTTCACCGCTTCCTCGGCATCCCGTATGCGAAGCCGCCGGTGCGGGAACGCCGATTCCGTCCGCCCGCCCCGACGACGCCCTGGACCGGGGTACTCGACTGCACCCGGCCCGGCCCCGCGGCGCCGCAGAACCCGGAGTCGCCGGCACCGCCGGGGGCAAAGCCACGGGTCTCGAGCGAGGAGGGCTGCCTCAACCTCAACATCTGGACGCCGGGCACGGACGGGTCCGCCAGGCCCGTGATGGTGTGGATCCACGGCGGCGCGTACCTCAGCGGCTCCAACAGTGACGGCATGTACGACGGCGCGGGCCTCGCCGCCGCGTCCGGCGCGGTGGTGGTAGCCATCAACTACAGGCTGGGAGCCCTCGGCTTCCTGCACCTGGCGGACCTACTGGGCGCAGGCTACCAGGACTCCTCCAACCTCGCCCTGCTGGACCAGATCGAAGCACTGCGCTGGGTGCGGGGCACCATCGACGCGTTCGGCGGGGACCCGCATAACGTCACCTTGTTTGGCGAGTCGGCCGGGGCGGCAGCCATCGGCACCCTGCTGGGCATGCCGGCGTCGGAAGGCCTCTTCCGCCGGGCCATCATGCAAAGCGGCACCGCCGAACGCTGCCGCACGGCTGAAGGCTCTGCCCGCATCTCCCGGAAGTTCCTCGCCCTGTGCGGGCTGGACACGTCCTCCGCGGCGGACATCCTCACCCTGCCGGTGGACCGGCTGCTGGAAGCGCAGGAAATGCTGGTGCAGGACATCGGCCAGGAGACCTTCGCCGTGCCCCTCCCGTTCCAACCGACGGCCGGAACACCCTCACTGCCGCGGCCGCCGCTCGATGCGGTACAACAGGGGCAGAACGGCGCCGTGGACCTGCTGATAGGGACCAACCTCAACGAAGGGTCCTTCGCGGTGGAAATGCGGCCGCCCAACCCCGCGGATCCCGACTACGCGGAGCGCGCCGCTTCCGTGCTCGCCGCTGCCGGGATCCCACCGGAGCGCACAACGGGTTACGCCGGCGCCCTCGCCCAAATCCTGTCGCGGAAAGCTGCCCTGCCGCGGGAAGCAGCCGGCAAGGAGCTGCTGGAAGCTGCCGTTGCCGATTCCGTCTACCGTCAGCCGAGCAACAACCTGCTGGCCGCCCGCGAACAGTCAAGCCGCCAGGGGTCCCCGGGCCGGAACTTCTCCTACCTTTTCACCTGGCCCAGCCCTGCAATGGGCGGAAAGCTCGGTTCATGCCATTCGCTGGACGTCCCCTTCGTCTTCCGTCACCTGGACTCACCGGAGGCTGCCTTCCTGACGCGCGGCAAGGCTCCGCAAGCCCTCAGCGACACCATGAGCGGCGCCTGGGCGTCATTCGCGCATACCGGAACGCCGGGCCGTCCCGGGCTCGAGTGGCCGGAGTACGGGCAGGAGCGCAACACGATGATCCTTGACCTGGTGACACGGGTGGAGGCGGACCCGCGTCGGGAGATCAGGGAGTTCTTCGCCGAAAACCAGGTCAGCCTGCAGGCTGGGAGTTGA
- a CDS encoding MBL fold metallo-hydrolase — protein MEEQQRQMPGQSGDRIVMLGVNGGPVISPHEAKPALALVVNDAVYLVDCGLDTSRQLVHAGLGFAGVREVFITHHHLDHTSGLPALLLHGWTARPPLPGVNIWGPPGTKLQATNLLAGFEQEIGLFQTGDGFGAFPAAEGHDVEVPLDGSILRVMEDDNVLVDATRVFHGPEVANAYAYRFTVKHTGKVVVFSGDTAAPDANLAVIAKGCDVLVHETQDNSAIERIAAGLPRHRGEHLKKHLFEAHSSVLDLPAVAKAAGAKKLVLSHYTPVAHPPVVWLAMATPVAEAIGYTGEIVAPRALDVIPL, from the coding sequence ATGGAAGAGCAGCAACGGCAGATGCCGGGTCAATCCGGCGATCGGATTGTGATGCTGGGAGTAAACGGCGGGCCGGTCATCAGTCCCCACGAAGCCAAGCCGGCCCTGGCGCTGGTGGTCAACGACGCAGTCTATTTGGTGGACTGCGGGTTGGACACATCCCGCCAACTGGTCCATGCAGGACTGGGATTCGCCGGAGTCAGGGAGGTCTTCATAACGCACCACCATCTCGACCACACCTCCGGGTTGCCGGCACTTCTGCTTCATGGCTGGACAGCCCGCCCGCCGCTTCCAGGAGTGAACATTTGGGGGCCCCCCGGAACAAAGCTGCAGGCGACAAACCTCCTGGCCGGCTTTGAACAAGAGATTGGCCTCTTCCAAACCGGTGACGGTTTCGGGGCCTTCCCCGCAGCTGAAGGCCATGACGTGGAGGTGCCCCTGGACGGCAGCATCCTCCGGGTCATGGAAGATGACAATGTCCTGGTTGACGCCACCAGAGTGTTCCACGGACCGGAAGTCGCCAACGCCTACGCCTACAGGTTCACCGTCAAGCACACAGGCAAGGTGGTCGTCTTTTCCGGTGACACTGCCGCCCCGGACGCAAACCTTGCCGTGATTGCCAAAGGGTGCGACGTGCTCGTCCATGAAACGCAGGACAACAGCGCGATCGAACGCATCGCCGCCGGGCTGCCCCGCCACAGGGGAGAGCACCTGAAGAAGCACCTCTTTGAAGCGCACTCAAGCGTCCTTGACCTTCCCGCCGTTGCCAAGGCTGCCGGAGCCAAAAAGCTCGTCCTCAGCCACTACACTCCCGTGGCGCACCCGCCGGTTGTCTGGCTCGCCATGGCCACGCCCGTAGCCGAAGCCATCGGGTACACCGGAGAGATCGTGGCCCCCAGGGCCCTCGACGTTATACCGCTTTAG
- a CDS encoding oligopeptide/dipeptide ABC transporter ATP-binding protein — translation MSTATSVRPEAPLPDAAQPLLEVKDLVVRYGRGRKAAAAPAAVDGVSFSIAPGETVGLVGESGSGKSTIGKAILGLQKVSRGSITYQGKDITSAGASQRRVLGGELRAVFQDPNSSLNPRNTVGSSLAEPLRLRGVKPGEARQRAEDMLERVGLPREAVDRYPSQFSGGQRQRISVARALICDPKLVVCDEAVSALDLSTQAQVLNLLADLRDERGLGYLFIAHDIAVVQFLAQRVVVLYRGQVMESGPAAAVTENPRHPFTRALVAASPVLRPSEQAARRQARESLGVRTGAAATPGPGGCPFRLRCPLATDLCRDERPALRQVGGSDVACHYAS, via the coding sequence ATGAGCACCGCAACTTCGGTCCGTCCGGAAGCACCGCTGCCGGATGCTGCCCAGCCGCTGCTGGAGGTCAAGGACCTGGTGGTCCGCTACGGACGCGGACGCAAGGCAGCCGCAGCTCCCGCCGCCGTCGACGGCGTGAGCTTCAGCATCGCCCCCGGCGAAACAGTGGGCCTGGTGGGGGAGTCCGGCTCCGGCAAATCAACCATCGGCAAAGCCATCCTGGGATTGCAGAAAGTCTCCCGTGGCTCCATCACCTACCAGGGCAAGGACATCACGTCCGCCGGCGCATCCCAGCGCAGGGTCCTGGGCGGAGAGCTGCGGGCCGTCTTCCAGGACCCCAACTCCTCCCTGAACCCCCGGAACACAGTGGGTTCTTCGCTGGCAGAGCCCCTCCGGCTCCGCGGCGTGAAACCGGGCGAGGCGCGGCAGCGGGCCGAGGACATGCTGGAACGCGTGGGCCTCCCGCGTGAGGCCGTGGACCGGTACCCCAGCCAGTTCTCCGGCGGCCAGCGCCAGCGCATCTCCGTGGCGCGGGCCCTCATCTGCGACCCCAAGCTGGTGGTTTGCGATGAAGCCGTGAGCGCCCTGGACCTCTCCACCCAAGCGCAGGTGCTGAACCTCCTGGCCGACCTGCGCGACGAGCGCGGCCTGGGCTACCTGTTCATCGCCCACGACATCGCCGTGGTCCAGTTCCTCGCCCAGCGCGTCGTCGTCCTCTACCGAGGGCAGGTGATGGAAAGCGGACCCGCCGCCGCCGTCACCGAGAACCCCAGGCACCCGTTCACCCGGGCCCTCGTTGCAGCGTCCCCCGTGCTGCGGCCCTCCGAGCAGGCTGCGCGCCGGCAGGCCCGGGAATCCCTGGGCGTTCGGACGGGAGCGGCGGCAACCCCTGGTCCCGGAGGATGCCCCTTCCGGCTTCGTTGCCCGTTGGCCACCGACCTCTGCCGTGACGAACGCCCCGCCCTCAGGCAGGTAGGCGGCTCCGACGTCGCCTGCCACTACGCTTCATAA
- a CDS encoding GAF and ANTAR domain-containing protein translates to MVEADVSDAKVLGDIAAHMQDLVLENPDVEQFLQELAGYAAARLSRAGQEVFCGITLTRRKKPALMAGSNPCPRLVDQLENRFGDGPGITAMRTMATVLVPDLQREERWPEYVQAVGRQGLRSVLSIPLLLEGEDRGVLTLSCRRRGAFTGEGIASAEAFTEQASKGLRLALRMAQLQDAKDGMSAAMQSRTVIDLASGAIMAQNRCSQAAAFKVLREASNTRNMKLRDVAAVVISSVAGVSDTFTYFDE, encoded by the coding sequence TTGGTTGAAGCTGACGTCTCAGATGCCAAAGTACTTGGCGATATTGCAGCTCACATGCAGGACCTGGTCCTCGAAAATCCTGATGTAGAGCAGTTCCTGCAGGAACTTGCCGGATATGCGGCGGCCAGGCTTAGCCGAGCCGGCCAGGAAGTCTTCTGTGGCATCACCCTGACCCGGCGCAAGAAGCCCGCCTTGATGGCCGGCAGCAACCCCTGCCCACGGTTGGTTGACCAGTTGGAAAACAGATTCGGCGACGGGCCCGGAATAACGGCCATGCGGACCATGGCAACTGTCCTGGTCCCGGATTTGCAGCGGGAAGAACGCTGGCCGGAGTATGTCCAGGCGGTCGGGCGGCAGGGACTCCGTTCCGTCCTGAGCATCCCGCTGCTCCTTGAAGGCGAAGACCGCGGGGTTCTTACTCTGTCCTGCAGGCGGCGTGGGGCCTTCACCGGGGAAGGCATCGCCAGTGCCGAGGCCTTTACCGAACAGGCATCCAAGGGGCTCAGGCTTGCCCTGCGGATGGCCCAGCTCCAGGACGCCAAGGACGGCATGAGTGCAGCAATGCAGTCGCGCACCGTCATCGACCTGGCCAGCGGCGCCATCATGGCGCAGAACCGGTGCAGCCAGGCTGCCGCCTTCAAGGTCCTGCGGGAGGCGTCCAACACCAGGAACATGAAACTACGGGACGTCGCGGCCGTCGTGATCTCCTCCGTGGCGGGCGTCTCGGACACCTTCACCTACTTCGACGAATAG
- a CDS encoding SRPBCC family protein, protein MITVTGSVETKLSAEKAFAFMREFENTSKWDPNTPVMDKLTPGPVAVGHRYHAESEFRGKRQTLEYEVIELTEDHIKLRGENKTVTAFDSVDVSPSDTGSLVKYTAEFSIKGPAKIIQPLLKPAFMQLRDPALNGIRDTLNSQPAG, encoded by the coding sequence ATGATCACAGTCACCGGAAGCGTGGAAACCAAACTGTCCGCAGAGAAAGCTTTTGCTTTCATGAGGGAGTTCGAGAACACCAGCAAGTGGGACCCCAACACTCCCGTGATGGACAAGCTGACGCCAGGCCCGGTTGCGGTGGGCCACCGGTACCACGCGGAGTCGGAATTCCGCGGGAAGCGGCAGACCCTCGAATATGAGGTGATCGAGCTGACGGAGGACCACATTAAGCTGCGCGGGGAAAACAAGACCGTCACAGCCTTCGACTCCGTTGACGTGAGCCCTTCCGATACGGGATCACTGGTCAAGTACACGGCGGAGTTCAGCATCAAGGGACCCGCCAAGATCATTCAGCCGCTGCTGAAGCCTGCCTTCATGCAGCTCCGGGACCCGGCCCTGAACGGAATCCGGGACACGCTCAACTCCCAGCCTGCAGGCTGA
- a CDS encoding glycoside hydrolase family 1 protein — protein sequence MTLSPSFPADFLWGVASAGHQVEGNNVNSDTWFLEHLPGTIFSEPSGDALDHYHRYREDIALIASLGFTSYRFSLEWARIEPAEGEFSTAGLNHYKRMLETCREHGLTPVVTFHHFTSPLWLLQSGGWESSRTPELFARYCDRVMAHLGDLIGVACTLNEPNLPWLLESFGIGGEAPESRGSVPMWAAAAERLGVDASTIAPFQFCSTEAAFEVKLAAHRAATAAIKARRPELLVGWTLANTDIQFADGGEERAERARRDVNVRFLEASRGDDFVGIQTYGRTVYGPDGLAPAPAGAVLTQSGEEIYPQALEATIREAHRIAGIPVMVTENGLATEDDTQRVKFLQTAVDCVASCLADGIDVRGYIAWTAFDNFEWIFGYRPKFGLIAVDRSTQERTPKESARWLGSLAREHARQQVAQPA from the coding sequence ATGACACTCTCCCCTTCCTTCCCGGCCGACTTCCTGTGGGGTGTGGCCAGCGCCGGACACCAGGTGGAAGGCAACAACGTCAACAGCGACACCTGGTTCCTGGAGCACTTGCCCGGAACGATCTTCTCGGAACCCTCCGGAGACGCCCTGGACCACTACCACCGGTACCGCGAGGACATCGCGCTGATTGCCAGCCTCGGCTTCACCAGCTACCGCTTCTCCCTCGAGTGGGCGCGCATCGAACCTGCCGAGGGTGAGTTCTCCACAGCCGGGCTCAACCATTACAAGCGGATGCTGGAAACCTGCCGTGAACACGGGCTTACACCGGTGGTGACCTTCCACCACTTCACGTCCCCCCTCTGGCTGCTGCAGTCCGGTGGCTGGGAAAGCTCCCGGACCCCGGAACTCTTTGCCCGCTACTGCGACCGGGTGATGGCGCACCTGGGCGACCTCATCGGCGTCGCCTGTACGTTGAATGAACCCAACCTGCCGTGGCTGCTGGAGTCCTTCGGCATCGGCGGCGAGGCCCCGGAAAGCCGCGGCTCCGTGCCAATGTGGGCGGCAGCCGCCGAACGACTGGGCGTGGATGCCAGCACGATTGCCCCCTTCCAGTTCTGCTCCACGGAGGCCGCGTTCGAGGTAAAGCTCGCAGCCCACCGGGCAGCCACCGCCGCCATCAAAGCCCGCCGCCCGGAACTCCTGGTGGGCTGGACCCTGGCGAACACCGACATCCAATTCGCTGACGGCGGTGAAGAGCGCGCTGAACGCGCGCGCCGCGACGTCAACGTCCGGTTCCTGGAGGCCTCCCGCGGTGACGACTTTGTGGGAATCCAGACCTACGGCCGCACCGTCTACGGCCCGGACGGCCTTGCCCCGGCACCCGCCGGGGCGGTCCTCACTCAATCCGGCGAGGAAATCTACCCGCAGGCCCTCGAGGCAACCATCCGGGAAGCCCATCGGATTGCCGGCATCCCGGTGATGGTGACCGAAAACGGACTGGCCACCGAGGACGACACCCAGCGGGTGAAATTCCTCCAGACCGCCGTGGACTGCGTAGCCTCCTGCCTGGCCGACGGCATCGATGTCCGCGGCTACATCGCCTGGACGGCGTTCGACAACTTCGAGTGGATCTTCGGCTACCGGCCCAAATTCGGCCTGATCGCCGTGGACCGCAGCACCCAGGAACGCACTCCGAAGGAAAGTGCGCGGTGGCTGGGAAGCCTCGCACGGGAGCACGCCCGGCAGCAGGTGGCACAGCCCGCCTAG